The region CCAAAGTATGTAGGAGAACCAGCAATTATCCCATCTGCCTCTTTAAAATCAAGCTCTCTAACCTCAGATGCCCTCTTAAAAATAGGGGTGCATCCAGAGCTTTCTACGCCTTCCTTAACAGCCTTTGCAAGACGCTCTGTATTTCCCCCAAACGATGAATAGGCAATCAATATCTTTGACATTATCCCACCTCCTTATTTATTTTGTATGTGTTTAGCTCTTCTATTATTGTATCAATCCTTGTAATTTCTTGTCAATGTGTTCTATGGTTTCTTTTATGTTTTTATGCTTTATCCTCTTTGTATCAAGAAAAAATATCTTCCCATCCATTTTGTGTTTGTAAATAAGCCTTATCTCTGGATTTCCTATAATCAATGTTTTTATTGTCTCCTTGATATTGCCCAATGGCTTTCGGTCAATGTGAGCTAATTTAAAGGAGGCAAAAATCTTTGTCCCTTTGCCAGGCGTTGATTCTATAGAAAAAGAACCCTCTGCCTNNNNNNNNNNATCCCTTTTCCATCGTCTATTATTGTAAGGGTAAGCAGATCATCCTTTGTGTCTTCTACTATCTCAATGGTTATATTCCTTGCTCCTGCCCTTACTGAATTCTCTGCTAGATCAAGAATGTGCAATGAAATATCTTCCATTTTGTAAGGCAGATTTTATCTCAAAGAGGCTAGGTTTTTCTAGAAAAAAGATTGTATATTTACATCCAATATCTTCTAGAAAATGGGCATCAGAGCTTGCTATTCCGTCTCTTCCTTCAATTCCATCAAGCCCTAATCCCTCTGGGATAAATCCAAGCTGAGCAATTATGCCAAATGCCCTTTCAATATGTGAGGCAATGGCTATTCCACCCAATGAATGGATAAAGGAAACCATATCATTTACAGAGAGGCTTGTGGCAGAAACCAGAAGCCTTTTATTAAACCCCAGGACAAGGTCATCTTCATCCACCACAACCTGTTCTTTCCATTCTTTGTCTTGTATGGTTGGAATATCCTGATATAGCCTTTCTTGGAAGGAAAAAAGGTTTTCCAAATCCTCAAATAGCCCTAAGATATGAACCTCCTCCCTTGTGGTTGCTTCAATCCCTCCCAAAACAAAGATTCCCCCTTTTTCTCCTATTTTCTTTGCAACTTCCACATTTTCTGCGGAATTATGATCGGTTATGGCAATAATATCAAGCCCTACTTCCTTTGCCCTTTTTATTATCCTTTTGGGAGTCATATCCAGCTCACTACAGGGAGAGAGGGTAGTATGGATATGGAGGTCTGCTTTAAAAATGGACATTGCAAGAGGATAAAATTATAGTTAATTCCATAACGCTTTACAAAATGTATATGTTTAGATAATCTTA is a window of bacterium DNA encoding:
- a CDS encoding ATP-binding protein → AEGSFSIESTPGKGTKIFASFKLAHIDRKPLGNIKETIKTLIIGNPEIRLIYKHKMDGKIFFLDTKRIKHKNIKETIEHIDKKLQGLIQ
- a CDS encoding PHP domain-containing protein: MSIFKADLHIHTTLSPCSELDMTPKRIIKRAKEVGLDIIAITDHNSAENVEVAKKIGEKGGIFVLGGIEATTREEVHILGLFEDLENLFSFQERLYQDIPTIQDKEWKEQVVVDEDDLVLGFNKRLLVSATSLSVNDMVSFIHSLGGIAIASHIERAFGIIAQLGFIPEGLGLDGIEGRDGIASSDAHFLEDIGCKYTIFFLEKPSLFEIKSALQNGRYFIAHS